GCACGATGTCATCTTCGCCAAGATATTCGCCCCGCTGTACCTCAATGAACACCACCAGTTCATCACCGGGGTTTTCGATACGATGTGCCGAACCCACGTTTATGTCGACTGATTCACCAGCGTTCTTGATGATCTCCTGACCATCAATAGTAACCTTTGCGGTTCCTTGAACAAAAAACCAATGTTCAGATCGCATCGCGTGCTTTTGATAGCTCAATCGCTTTCCGGGAAGTACCTCAATGCGCTTTACCTTAAA
The DNA window shown above is from Chloracidobacterium sp. and carries:
- a CDS encoding phosphomannose isomerase type II C-terminal cupin domain, whose translation is MSDSKPIDNHPPFDQRPWGSFTVIDTGGNFKVKRIEVLPGKRLSYQKHAMRSEHWFFVQGTAKVTIDGQEIIKNAGESVDINVGSAHRIENPGDELVVFIEVQRGEYLGEDDIVRFEDDFGRVS